AAATGTGGAACGGTTATCGATCATATCCCAGCCCATATCGGCTTTAAGTTATTGTCTCTGTTCAAGCTCACTGAAACAGACCAACGCATTACCATCGGCCTGAATCTGCCTTCCAACCACTTAGGTAAAAAAGATCTGATCAAGATTGAAAACACCTTCCTGACAGCACAACAGGCAAACCAGCTCGCCATGTACGCACCCCATGCGACAATCAATAACATTGAAAATTACGTTGTGGTCAAAAAGATGCCAATCAATTTACCA
The sequence above is drawn from the Xenorhabdus ishibashii genome and encodes:
- the pyrI gene encoding aspartate carbamoyltransferase regulatory subunit, with the translated sequence MTQDHQLQVEAIKCGTVIDHIPAHIGFKLLSLFKLTETDQRITIGLNLPSNHLGKKDLIKIENTFLTAQQANQLAMYAPHATINNIENYVVVKKMPINLPDRIDSVLVCPNSNCISHNEPVDSCFHVMSADNDVVLRCKYCEKEFDRQAVIDKD